In one Bombyx mori chromosome 4, ASM3026992v2 genomic region, the following are encoded:
- the LOC101746632 gene encoding sodium/potassium-transporting ATPase subunit beta-2 — translation MTVKKRTSDLTSLERFNMYYREKEPPLTRSQKVKRFIWNPKTRQFCGRTGSSWSKIALFYFIFYSALAILVAICMWTFLQLLDARQPKWQLERSIIGTNPGLGFRPTPPEVASSVIWYKGNDPGSQQFWVKKLSTFLAAYKRDGKKAGAGQNIHNCDFKLPPPAGKVCDVDISAWGPCVQDNYFGYHKSTPCIFLKLNKIYGWRPKFYNSSDNLPKDMPEDLKEHIRNMTAYDKNYLNMVWVSCQGENPADRENIGPIQYLPHRGFPGYYFPYTNQEGYLSPLVAVHLQRPKTGMLINIECRAWANNIKYERLEAMGSVHIEMLIE, via the exons ATGACGGTTAAGAAACGAACATCCGACCTGACGAGCTTAGAGCGATTCAACATGTACTACAGGGAGAAGGAACCACCTCTAACCAGATCTCAAAAAGTGAAACGGTTCATCTGGAACCCGAAGACCAGGCAGTTCTGTGGAAGAACAGGATCTAGTTGGT CAAAAATAGCATTGTTCTATTTTATCTTCTACTCCGCACTCGCCATCCTAGTCGCTATCTGCATGTGGACGTTCCTCCAGCTTTTGGATGCTAGGCAACCGAAATGGCAGCTCGAGAGGAGCATCATTGGCACTAACCCAGGGCTGGGCTTCAGGCCAACGCCTCCGGAGGTCGCCAGCAGTGTCATCTGGTACAAGGGAAATGACCCGGGTAGCCAACAGTTCTGGGTTAAAAAGCTATCCACCTTCTTAGCTG CGTACAAGCGCGATGGCAAAAAAGCTGGTGCGGGCCAGAACATCCACAACTGTGACTTCAAGCTTCCTCCTCCGGCTGGGAAAGTCTGCGATGTAGACATCAGCGCGTGGGGACCTTGCGTGCAGGACAACTATTTCGGCTACCACAAATCGACACCCTGCATCTTCCTGAAGCTAAATAAGATCTACGGTTGGAGGCCCAAGTTCTACAACAGCTCTGACAATCTACCCAAAGACATGCCGGAAGACTTGAAGGAGCACATCAGGAACATGACGGCGTATGATAAGAACTAC CTAAACATGGTTTGGGTTTCCTGCCAAGGCGAGAACCCAGCTGATCGCGAGAACATTGGTCCCATACAGTACCTACCTCACCGAGGCTTCCCGGGATACTACTTCCCCTACACCAACCAAGAAGGATACCTGAGCCCTCTTGTAGCTGTGCACTTGCAGAGACCTAAGa CTGGCATGTTAATCAACATTGAATGTCGTGCCTGGGCGAACAACATCAAGTATGAGAGACTTGAAGCCATGGGCTCTGTACACATCGAGATGTTGATCGAGTAG